Proteins co-encoded in one Thamnophis elegans isolate rThaEle1 chromosome 1, rThaEle1.pri, whole genome shotgun sequence genomic window:
- the PWWP3A gene encoding PWWP domain-containing DNA repair factor 3A isoform X2, whose translation MRKGRSYALQFSNATEKEKDEALGVILSRSQSSRGRLVPEELGFIRLKIIAENKQVTMRDEHIVPLTIQSIEDIADQLGPSSEAQKVVEELTYRRALRELLEIMKKQATPKSPDSFRRRSKEASTGKGHQEQSSMPQQPLSPRRSPRGTGRAFPDSPARSLRPLETRTNNPPTCKPPSSASGKLPGVRKPARKAGKVLKASKPNIAHRPAAPPQLSQRSPLASKGHRQAGGPFGRNRPVRTSTPDSTSRKRCPRFPPAKGRDEAASNLRRSLLGPTLKGFSSLATSALPAKPAGRKRKKWQPPSRGSRRSLRLEAACSKQVPATQEPPLEKSQCPSGGEPRERRESSLDCSPGELKKEPAPYTVREGLFPEFVDKEDQASDLSLQLSPVRNVSPSPESKDEEEEEELPSIFLHQEPCGFEVGLMVWCKLPRYPYWPAVVKKVHRKAKKANVVLIEKCMDAMKTKGFSTSFKNLKHFDCKEKQTLIEKARENYSHELNWCISLIADYRIRVGCHSFVGSFLEYYVDDMSSPVRKESFHTLSQMSCPQVEVLDSSGELLAEINPPKQVKKILPDRTRAARDRANKQIVEFIVKAKGADEHLRSILKSQKQSRWLSKSLKTPRYLILETYLEDDYQQDLVLNYLKEVYREVGAKKLPVKNRDMAKFVLEVLFPEAIIYAISAVHQIDYKTAEEKYINGPPVSKREREEFEKEIQEEKQNFAKKPRSHP comes from the exons ATCTTGTCTAGAAGTCAGAGTTCCAGAGGGCGTTTGGTTCCTGAGGAGCTCGGTTTCATTCGGCTCAAAATTATTGCTGAAAATAAACA GGTTACCATGCGTGATGAACATATTGTGCCTCTGACAATACAAAGCATTGAAGATATCGCAGATCAATTGg GTCCGAGCAGTGAAGCCCAGAAGGTGGTAGAAGAATTAACTTATCGCCGAGCCTTGCGGGAGTTGCTGGAGATCATGAAGAAACAGGCAACCCCTAAAAGTCCTGACTCTTTTAGGCGAAGGAGTAAAGAGGCATCAACTGGGAAAGGACACCAAGAGCAATCCTCAATGCCTCAGCAACCCCTTTCTCCCCGAAGAAGCCCCCGTGGGACAGGCAGGGCCTTTCCAGATTCTCCAGCCAGATCACTGAGACCTTTGGAGACCAGAACCAATAACCCGCCTACCTGCAAACCTCCTTCCTCTGCATCGGGGAAGCTTCCAGGTGTCAGGAAGCCAGCACGTAAGGCTGGCAAAGTTTTGAAAGCCTCGAAGCCAAACATCGCACATCGTCCTGCAGCACCACCCCAACTCTCCCAGAGGTCTCCCCTGGCCTCCAAGGGGCATCGGCAAGCTGGCGGTCCATTTGGAAGGAACCGGCCGGTGAGAACTAGCACCCCGGACTCTACTTCGCGCAAGCGCTGCCCCAGGTTCCCGCCAGCAAAGGGAAGAGACGAGGCCGCCTCAAACCTGCGGAGGAGTTTGCTGGGACCCACCCTCAAAGGGTTTTCGTCCCTGGCAACAAGCGCTCTCCCGGCCAAGCCAGCGGGACGGAAACGGAAGAAGTGGCAGCCTCCCTCTAGGGGCAGCAGGCGCTCCCTGCGCTTGGAAGCCGCTTGCTCAAAGCAGGTCCCGGCCACTCAGGAACCCCCCCTGGAAAAGTCACAATGCCCGAGTGGGGGAGAGCCCAGAGAGCGCAGGGAATCTTCTCTGGACTGTTCTCCTGGGGAACTGAAAAAAGAGCCTGCTCCGTATACAGTTCGAGAAGGCTTGTTTCCAGAATTTGTGGATAAGGAAG ATCAGGCATCTGATCTTTCACTGCAGCTGAGTCCCGTAAGGAATGTGAGTCCCAGCCCAGAGTCAaaggatgaagaggaagaggaggaattacCCAGCATTTTCTTACATCAAG AGCCTTGTGGTTTTGAAGTTGGGTTGATGGTTTGGTGCAAGCTCCCAAGATATCCCTACTGGCCAGCTGTG GTGAAAAAGGTACATCGGAAAGCTAAGAAAGCCAATGTCGTCCTTATAGAGAAATGCATGGATGCCATGAAAACTAAGGG GTTCTCTACTTCCTTCAAAAACCTAAAACACTTTGACTGCAAAGAGAAACAGACGCTGATA GAGAAAGCCAGGGAGAACTATAGCCACGAACTCAACTGGTGCATCAGCTTGATTGCGGATTACAGAATTAGAGTAG GTTGTCATTCTTTTGTGGGGTCCTTCCTGGAATACTATGTTGATGATATGA GCTCTCCGGTCCGAAAAGAATCCTTCCATACTTTATCCCAGATGAGCTGCCCTCAAGTGGAGGTGTTGGACAGCAGCGGGGAACTTCTTGCTGAGATAAACCCCCCAAAGCAGGTGAAGAAAATCCTTCCTGACCGGACGCGAGCTGCCCGAGACCGAGCCAACAAGCAGATTGTGGAGTTCATCGTAAAAGCCAAAGGCGCTGACGAGCACCTTCGCTCCATCCTGAAGAGCCAGAAACAGTCACGCTGGCTGAGTAAATCCCTCAAAACACCCCGGTATTTGATCCTGGAGACCTACTTGGAGGATGATTATCAACAGGACCTTGTGCTCAATTACTTAAAGGAAGTTTATCGGGAAGTTGGAGCCAAGAAACTGCCGGTTAAAAATAGAGACATGGCCAAATTTGTCCTCGAAGTACTTTTTCCAGAA gCCATCATTTATGCAATTTCTGCTGTGCATCAGATAGACTACAAGACAGCAGAAGAAAAATACATCAACGGACCTCCAGTGAGCAAAAG ggaaagagaagaatttgaaaaagaaatccaagaggagaagcaaaattttgccaagaaaccGAGAAGCCATCCGTAG
- the PWWP3A gene encoding PWWP domain-containing DNA repair factor 3A isoform X4 gives MRCSFQMRPRRRRTKLWVWVTMRDEHIVPLTIQSIEDIADQLGPSSEAQKVVEELTYRRALRELLEIMKKQATPKSPDSFRRRSKEASTGKGHQEQSSMPQQPLSPRRSPRGTGRAFPDSPARSLRPLETRTNNPPTCKPPSSASGKLPGVRKPARKAGKVLKASKPNIAHRPAAPPQLSQRSPLASKGHRQAGGPFGRNRPVRTSTPDSTSRKRCPRFPPAKGRDEAASNLRRSLLGPTLKGFSSLATSALPAKPAGRKRKKWQPPSRGSRRSLRLEAACSKQVPATQEPPLEKSQCPSGGEPRERRESSLDCSPGELKKEPAPYTVREGLFPEFVDKEADQASDLSLQLSPVRNVSPSPESKDEEEEEELPSIFLHQEPCGFEVGLMVWCKLPRYPYWPAVVKKVHRKAKKANVVLIEKCMDAMKTKGFSTSFKNLKHFDCKEKQTLIEKARENYSHELNWCISLIADYRIRVGCHSFVGSFLEYYVDDMSSPVRKESFHTLSQMSCPQVEVLDSSGELLAEINPPKQVKKILPDRTRAARDRANKQIVEFIVKAKGADEHLRSILKSQKQSRWLSKSLKTPRYLILETYLEDDYQQDLVLNYLKEVYREVGAKKLPVKNRDMAKFVLEVLFPEAIIYAISAVHQIDYKTAEEKYINGPPVSKREREEFEKEIQEEKQNFAKKPRSHP, from the exons GGTTACCATGCGTGATGAACATATTGTGCCTCTGACAATACAAAGCATTGAAGATATCGCAGATCAATTGg GTCCGAGCAGTGAAGCCCAGAAGGTGGTAGAAGAATTAACTTATCGCCGAGCCTTGCGGGAGTTGCTGGAGATCATGAAGAAACAGGCAACCCCTAAAAGTCCTGACTCTTTTAGGCGAAGGAGTAAAGAGGCATCAACTGGGAAAGGACACCAAGAGCAATCCTCAATGCCTCAGCAACCCCTTTCTCCCCGAAGAAGCCCCCGTGGGACAGGCAGGGCCTTTCCAGATTCTCCAGCCAGATCACTGAGACCTTTGGAGACCAGAACCAATAACCCGCCTACCTGCAAACCTCCTTCCTCTGCATCGGGGAAGCTTCCAGGTGTCAGGAAGCCAGCACGTAAGGCTGGCAAAGTTTTGAAAGCCTCGAAGCCAAACATCGCACATCGTCCTGCAGCACCACCCCAACTCTCCCAGAGGTCTCCCCTGGCCTCCAAGGGGCATCGGCAAGCTGGCGGTCCATTTGGAAGGAACCGGCCGGTGAGAACTAGCACCCCGGACTCTACTTCGCGCAAGCGCTGCCCCAGGTTCCCGCCAGCAAAGGGAAGAGACGAGGCCGCCTCAAACCTGCGGAGGAGTTTGCTGGGACCCACCCTCAAAGGGTTTTCGTCCCTGGCAACAAGCGCTCTCCCGGCCAAGCCAGCGGGACGGAAACGGAAGAAGTGGCAGCCTCCCTCTAGGGGCAGCAGGCGCTCCCTGCGCTTGGAAGCCGCTTGCTCAAAGCAGGTCCCGGCCACTCAGGAACCCCCCCTGGAAAAGTCACAATGCCCGAGTGGGGGAGAGCCCAGAGAGCGCAGGGAATCTTCTCTGGACTGTTCTCCTGGGGAACTGAAAAAAGAGCCTGCTCCGTATACAGTTCGAGAAGGCTTGTTTCCAGAATTTGTGGATAAGGAAG CAGATCAGGCATCTGATCTTTCACTGCAGCTGAGTCCCGTAAGGAATGTGAGTCCCAGCCCAGAGTCAaaggatgaagaggaagaggaggaattacCCAGCATTTTCTTACATCAAG AGCCTTGTGGTTTTGAAGTTGGGTTGATGGTTTGGTGCAAGCTCCCAAGATATCCCTACTGGCCAGCTGTG GTGAAAAAGGTACATCGGAAAGCTAAGAAAGCCAATGTCGTCCTTATAGAGAAATGCATGGATGCCATGAAAACTAAGGG GTTCTCTACTTCCTTCAAAAACCTAAAACACTTTGACTGCAAAGAGAAACAGACGCTGATA GAGAAAGCCAGGGAGAACTATAGCCACGAACTCAACTGGTGCATCAGCTTGATTGCGGATTACAGAATTAGAGTAG GTTGTCATTCTTTTGTGGGGTCCTTCCTGGAATACTATGTTGATGATATGA GCTCTCCGGTCCGAAAAGAATCCTTCCATACTTTATCCCAGATGAGCTGCCCTCAAGTGGAGGTGTTGGACAGCAGCGGGGAACTTCTTGCTGAGATAAACCCCCCAAAGCAGGTGAAGAAAATCCTTCCTGACCGGACGCGAGCTGCCCGAGACCGAGCCAACAAGCAGATTGTGGAGTTCATCGTAAAAGCCAAAGGCGCTGACGAGCACCTTCGCTCCATCCTGAAGAGCCAGAAACAGTCACGCTGGCTGAGTAAATCCCTCAAAACACCCCGGTATTTGATCCTGGAGACCTACTTGGAGGATGATTATCAACAGGACCTTGTGCTCAATTACTTAAAGGAAGTTTATCGGGAAGTTGGAGCCAAGAAACTGCCGGTTAAAAATAGAGACATGGCCAAATTTGTCCTCGAAGTACTTTTTCCAGAA gCCATCATTTATGCAATTTCTGCTGTGCATCAGATAGACTACAAGACAGCAGAAGAAAAATACATCAACGGACCTCCAGTGAGCAAAAG ggaaagagaagaatttgaaaaagaaatccaagaggagaagcaaaattttgccaagaaaccGAGAAGCCATCCGTAG
- the PWWP3A gene encoding PWWP domain-containing DNA repair factor 3A isoform X1, which yields MRKGRSYALQFSNATEKEKDEALGVILSRSQSSRGRLVPEELGFIRLKIIAENKQVTMRDEHIVPLTIQSIEDIADQLGPSSEAQKVVEELTYRRALRELLEIMKKQATPKSPDSFRRRSKEASTGKGHQEQSSMPQQPLSPRRSPRGTGRAFPDSPARSLRPLETRTNNPPTCKPPSSASGKLPGVRKPARKAGKVLKASKPNIAHRPAAPPQLSQRSPLASKGHRQAGGPFGRNRPVRTSTPDSTSRKRCPRFPPAKGRDEAASNLRRSLLGPTLKGFSSLATSALPAKPAGRKRKKWQPPSRGSRRSLRLEAACSKQVPATQEPPLEKSQCPSGGEPRERRESSLDCSPGELKKEPAPYTVREGLFPEFVDKEADQASDLSLQLSPVRNVSPSPESKDEEEEEELPSIFLHQEPCGFEVGLMVWCKLPRYPYWPAVVKKVHRKAKKANVVLIEKCMDAMKTKGFSTSFKNLKHFDCKEKQTLIEKARENYSHELNWCISLIADYRIRVGCHSFVGSFLEYYVDDMSSPVRKESFHTLSQMSCPQVEVLDSSGELLAEINPPKQVKKILPDRTRAARDRANKQIVEFIVKAKGADEHLRSILKSQKQSRWLSKSLKTPRYLILETYLEDDYQQDLVLNYLKEVYREVGAKKLPVKNRDMAKFVLEVLFPEAIIYAISAVHQIDYKTAEEKYINGPPVSKREREEFEKEIQEEKQNFAKKPRSHP from the exons ATCTTGTCTAGAAGTCAGAGTTCCAGAGGGCGTTTGGTTCCTGAGGAGCTCGGTTTCATTCGGCTCAAAATTATTGCTGAAAATAAACA GGTTACCATGCGTGATGAACATATTGTGCCTCTGACAATACAAAGCATTGAAGATATCGCAGATCAATTGg GTCCGAGCAGTGAAGCCCAGAAGGTGGTAGAAGAATTAACTTATCGCCGAGCCTTGCGGGAGTTGCTGGAGATCATGAAGAAACAGGCAACCCCTAAAAGTCCTGACTCTTTTAGGCGAAGGAGTAAAGAGGCATCAACTGGGAAAGGACACCAAGAGCAATCCTCAATGCCTCAGCAACCCCTTTCTCCCCGAAGAAGCCCCCGTGGGACAGGCAGGGCCTTTCCAGATTCTCCAGCCAGATCACTGAGACCTTTGGAGACCAGAACCAATAACCCGCCTACCTGCAAACCTCCTTCCTCTGCATCGGGGAAGCTTCCAGGTGTCAGGAAGCCAGCACGTAAGGCTGGCAAAGTTTTGAAAGCCTCGAAGCCAAACATCGCACATCGTCCTGCAGCACCACCCCAACTCTCCCAGAGGTCTCCCCTGGCCTCCAAGGGGCATCGGCAAGCTGGCGGTCCATTTGGAAGGAACCGGCCGGTGAGAACTAGCACCCCGGACTCTACTTCGCGCAAGCGCTGCCCCAGGTTCCCGCCAGCAAAGGGAAGAGACGAGGCCGCCTCAAACCTGCGGAGGAGTTTGCTGGGACCCACCCTCAAAGGGTTTTCGTCCCTGGCAACAAGCGCTCTCCCGGCCAAGCCAGCGGGACGGAAACGGAAGAAGTGGCAGCCTCCCTCTAGGGGCAGCAGGCGCTCCCTGCGCTTGGAAGCCGCTTGCTCAAAGCAGGTCCCGGCCACTCAGGAACCCCCCCTGGAAAAGTCACAATGCCCGAGTGGGGGAGAGCCCAGAGAGCGCAGGGAATCTTCTCTGGACTGTTCTCCTGGGGAACTGAAAAAAGAGCCTGCTCCGTATACAGTTCGAGAAGGCTTGTTTCCAGAATTTGTGGATAAGGAAG CAGATCAGGCATCTGATCTTTCACTGCAGCTGAGTCCCGTAAGGAATGTGAGTCCCAGCCCAGAGTCAaaggatgaagaggaagaggaggaattacCCAGCATTTTCTTACATCAAG AGCCTTGTGGTTTTGAAGTTGGGTTGATGGTTTGGTGCAAGCTCCCAAGATATCCCTACTGGCCAGCTGTG GTGAAAAAGGTACATCGGAAAGCTAAGAAAGCCAATGTCGTCCTTATAGAGAAATGCATGGATGCCATGAAAACTAAGGG GTTCTCTACTTCCTTCAAAAACCTAAAACACTTTGACTGCAAAGAGAAACAGACGCTGATA GAGAAAGCCAGGGAGAACTATAGCCACGAACTCAACTGGTGCATCAGCTTGATTGCGGATTACAGAATTAGAGTAG GTTGTCATTCTTTTGTGGGGTCCTTCCTGGAATACTATGTTGATGATATGA GCTCTCCGGTCCGAAAAGAATCCTTCCATACTTTATCCCAGATGAGCTGCCCTCAAGTGGAGGTGTTGGACAGCAGCGGGGAACTTCTTGCTGAGATAAACCCCCCAAAGCAGGTGAAGAAAATCCTTCCTGACCGGACGCGAGCTGCCCGAGACCGAGCCAACAAGCAGATTGTGGAGTTCATCGTAAAAGCCAAAGGCGCTGACGAGCACCTTCGCTCCATCCTGAAGAGCCAGAAACAGTCACGCTGGCTGAGTAAATCCCTCAAAACACCCCGGTATTTGATCCTGGAGACCTACTTGGAGGATGATTATCAACAGGACCTTGTGCTCAATTACTTAAAGGAAGTTTATCGGGAAGTTGGAGCCAAGAAACTGCCGGTTAAAAATAGAGACATGGCCAAATTTGTCCTCGAAGTACTTTTTCCAGAA gCCATCATTTATGCAATTTCTGCTGTGCATCAGATAGACTACAAGACAGCAGAAGAAAAATACATCAACGGACCTCCAGTGAGCAAAAG ggaaagagaagaatttgaaaaagaaatccaagaggagaagcaaaattttgccaagaaaccGAGAAGCCATCCGTAG
- the PWWP3A gene encoding PWWP domain-containing DNA repair factor 3A isoform X5 translates to MSFASGKSDCGQHRVTMRDEHIVPLTIQSIEDIADQLGPSSEAQKVVEELTYRRALRELLEIMKKQATPKSPDSFRRRSKEASTGKGHQEQSSMPQQPLSPRRSPRGTGRAFPDSPARSLRPLETRTNNPPTCKPPSSASGKLPGVRKPARKAGKVLKASKPNIAHRPAAPPQLSQRSPLASKGHRQAGGPFGRNRPVRTSTPDSTSRKRCPRFPPAKGRDEAASNLRRSLLGPTLKGFSSLATSALPAKPAGRKRKKWQPPSRGSRRSLRLEAACSKQVPATQEPPLEKSQCPSGGEPRERRESSLDCSPGELKKEPAPYTVREGLFPEFVDKEADQASDLSLQLSPVRNVSPSPESKDEEEEEELPSIFLHQEPCGFEVGLMVWCKLPRYPYWPAVVKKVHRKAKKANVVLIEKCMDAMKTKGFSTSFKNLKHFDCKEKQTLIEKARENYSHELNWCISLIADYRIRVGCHSFVGSFLEYYVDDMSSPVRKESFHTLSQMSCPQVEVLDSSGELLAEINPPKQVKKILPDRTRAARDRANKQIVEFIVKAKGADEHLRSILKSQKQSRWLSKSLKTPRYLILETYLEDDYQQDLVLNYLKEVYREVGAKKLPVKNRDMAKFVLEVLFPEAIIYAISAVHQIDYKTAEEKYINGPPVSKREREEFEKEIQEEKQNFAKKPRSHP, encoded by the exons AGCACAG GGTTACCATGCGTGATGAACATATTGTGCCTCTGACAATACAAAGCATTGAAGATATCGCAGATCAATTGg GTCCGAGCAGTGAAGCCCAGAAGGTGGTAGAAGAATTAACTTATCGCCGAGCCTTGCGGGAGTTGCTGGAGATCATGAAGAAACAGGCAACCCCTAAAAGTCCTGACTCTTTTAGGCGAAGGAGTAAAGAGGCATCAACTGGGAAAGGACACCAAGAGCAATCCTCAATGCCTCAGCAACCCCTTTCTCCCCGAAGAAGCCCCCGTGGGACAGGCAGGGCCTTTCCAGATTCTCCAGCCAGATCACTGAGACCTTTGGAGACCAGAACCAATAACCCGCCTACCTGCAAACCTCCTTCCTCTGCATCGGGGAAGCTTCCAGGTGTCAGGAAGCCAGCACGTAAGGCTGGCAAAGTTTTGAAAGCCTCGAAGCCAAACATCGCACATCGTCCTGCAGCACCACCCCAACTCTCCCAGAGGTCTCCCCTGGCCTCCAAGGGGCATCGGCAAGCTGGCGGTCCATTTGGAAGGAACCGGCCGGTGAGAACTAGCACCCCGGACTCTACTTCGCGCAAGCGCTGCCCCAGGTTCCCGCCAGCAAAGGGAAGAGACGAGGCCGCCTCAAACCTGCGGAGGAGTTTGCTGGGACCCACCCTCAAAGGGTTTTCGTCCCTGGCAACAAGCGCTCTCCCGGCCAAGCCAGCGGGACGGAAACGGAAGAAGTGGCAGCCTCCCTCTAGGGGCAGCAGGCGCTCCCTGCGCTTGGAAGCCGCTTGCTCAAAGCAGGTCCCGGCCACTCAGGAACCCCCCCTGGAAAAGTCACAATGCCCGAGTGGGGGAGAGCCCAGAGAGCGCAGGGAATCTTCTCTGGACTGTTCTCCTGGGGAACTGAAAAAAGAGCCTGCTCCGTATACAGTTCGAGAAGGCTTGTTTCCAGAATTTGTGGATAAGGAAG CAGATCAGGCATCTGATCTTTCACTGCAGCTGAGTCCCGTAAGGAATGTGAGTCCCAGCCCAGAGTCAaaggatgaagaggaagaggaggaattacCCAGCATTTTCTTACATCAAG AGCCTTGTGGTTTTGAAGTTGGGTTGATGGTTTGGTGCAAGCTCCCAAGATATCCCTACTGGCCAGCTGTG GTGAAAAAGGTACATCGGAAAGCTAAGAAAGCCAATGTCGTCCTTATAGAGAAATGCATGGATGCCATGAAAACTAAGGG GTTCTCTACTTCCTTCAAAAACCTAAAACACTTTGACTGCAAAGAGAAACAGACGCTGATA GAGAAAGCCAGGGAGAACTATAGCCACGAACTCAACTGGTGCATCAGCTTGATTGCGGATTACAGAATTAGAGTAG GTTGTCATTCTTTTGTGGGGTCCTTCCTGGAATACTATGTTGATGATATGA GCTCTCCGGTCCGAAAAGAATCCTTCCATACTTTATCCCAGATGAGCTGCCCTCAAGTGGAGGTGTTGGACAGCAGCGGGGAACTTCTTGCTGAGATAAACCCCCCAAAGCAGGTGAAGAAAATCCTTCCTGACCGGACGCGAGCTGCCCGAGACCGAGCCAACAAGCAGATTGTGGAGTTCATCGTAAAAGCCAAAGGCGCTGACGAGCACCTTCGCTCCATCCTGAAGAGCCAGAAACAGTCACGCTGGCTGAGTAAATCCCTCAAAACACCCCGGTATTTGATCCTGGAGACCTACTTGGAGGATGATTATCAACAGGACCTTGTGCTCAATTACTTAAAGGAAGTTTATCGGGAAGTTGGAGCCAAGAAACTGCCGGTTAAAAATAGAGACATGGCCAAATTTGTCCTCGAAGTACTTTTTCCAGAA gCCATCATTTATGCAATTTCTGCTGTGCATCAGATAGACTACAAGACAGCAGAAGAAAAATACATCAACGGACCTCCAGTGAGCAAAAG ggaaagagaagaatttgaaaaagaaatccaagaggagaagcaaaattttgccaagaaaccGAGAAGCCATCCGTAG
- the PWWP3A gene encoding PWWP domain-containing DNA repair factor 3A isoform X3 codes for MMSEGEYVFCKWKKRLWPAQILSRSQSSRGRLVPEELGFIRLKIIAENKQVTMRDEHIVPLTIQSIEDIADQLGPSSEAQKVVEELTYRRALRELLEIMKKQATPKSPDSFRRRSKEASTGKGHQEQSSMPQQPLSPRRSPRGTGRAFPDSPARSLRPLETRTNNPPTCKPPSSASGKLPGVRKPARKAGKVLKASKPNIAHRPAAPPQLSQRSPLASKGHRQAGGPFGRNRPVRTSTPDSTSRKRCPRFPPAKGRDEAASNLRRSLLGPTLKGFSSLATSALPAKPAGRKRKKWQPPSRGSRRSLRLEAACSKQVPATQEPPLEKSQCPSGGEPRERRESSLDCSPGELKKEPAPYTVREGLFPEFVDKEADQASDLSLQLSPVRNVSPSPESKDEEEEEELPSIFLHQEPCGFEVGLMVWCKLPRYPYWPAVVKKVHRKAKKANVVLIEKCMDAMKTKGFSTSFKNLKHFDCKEKQTLIEKARENYSHELNWCISLIADYRIRVGCHSFVGSFLEYYVDDMSSPVRKESFHTLSQMSCPQVEVLDSSGELLAEINPPKQVKKILPDRTRAARDRANKQIVEFIVKAKGADEHLRSILKSQKQSRWLSKSLKTPRYLILETYLEDDYQQDLVLNYLKEVYREVGAKKLPVKNRDMAKFVLEVLFPEAIIYAISAVHQIDYKTAEEKYINGPPVSKREREEFEKEIQEEKQNFAKKPRSHP; via the exons AGCACAG ATCTTGTCTAGAAGTCAGAGTTCCAGAGGGCGTTTGGTTCCTGAGGAGCTCGGTTTCATTCGGCTCAAAATTATTGCTGAAAATAAACA GGTTACCATGCGTGATGAACATATTGTGCCTCTGACAATACAAAGCATTGAAGATATCGCAGATCAATTGg GTCCGAGCAGTGAAGCCCAGAAGGTGGTAGAAGAATTAACTTATCGCCGAGCCTTGCGGGAGTTGCTGGAGATCATGAAGAAACAGGCAACCCCTAAAAGTCCTGACTCTTTTAGGCGAAGGAGTAAAGAGGCATCAACTGGGAAAGGACACCAAGAGCAATCCTCAATGCCTCAGCAACCCCTTTCTCCCCGAAGAAGCCCCCGTGGGACAGGCAGGGCCTTTCCAGATTCTCCAGCCAGATCACTGAGACCTTTGGAGACCAGAACCAATAACCCGCCTACCTGCAAACCTCCTTCCTCTGCATCGGGGAAGCTTCCAGGTGTCAGGAAGCCAGCACGTAAGGCTGGCAAAGTTTTGAAAGCCTCGAAGCCAAACATCGCACATCGTCCTGCAGCACCACCCCAACTCTCCCAGAGGTCTCCCCTGGCCTCCAAGGGGCATCGGCAAGCTGGCGGTCCATTTGGAAGGAACCGGCCGGTGAGAACTAGCACCCCGGACTCTACTTCGCGCAAGCGCTGCCCCAGGTTCCCGCCAGCAAAGGGAAGAGACGAGGCCGCCTCAAACCTGCGGAGGAGTTTGCTGGGACCCACCCTCAAAGGGTTTTCGTCCCTGGCAACAAGCGCTCTCCCGGCCAAGCCAGCGGGACGGAAACGGAAGAAGTGGCAGCCTCCCTCTAGGGGCAGCAGGCGCTCCCTGCGCTTGGAAGCCGCTTGCTCAAAGCAGGTCCCGGCCACTCAGGAACCCCCCCTGGAAAAGTCACAATGCCCGAGTGGGGGAGAGCCCAGAGAGCGCAGGGAATCTTCTCTGGACTGTTCTCCTGGGGAACTGAAAAAAGAGCCTGCTCCGTATACAGTTCGAGAAGGCTTGTTTCCAGAATTTGTGGATAAGGAAG CAGATCAGGCATCTGATCTTTCACTGCAGCTGAGTCCCGTAAGGAATGTGAGTCCCAGCCCAGAGTCAaaggatgaagaggaagaggaggaattacCCAGCATTTTCTTACATCAAG AGCCTTGTGGTTTTGAAGTTGGGTTGATGGTTTGGTGCAAGCTCCCAAGATATCCCTACTGGCCAGCTGTG GTGAAAAAGGTACATCGGAAAGCTAAGAAAGCCAATGTCGTCCTTATAGAGAAATGCATGGATGCCATGAAAACTAAGGG GTTCTCTACTTCCTTCAAAAACCTAAAACACTTTGACTGCAAAGAGAAACAGACGCTGATA GAGAAAGCCAGGGAGAACTATAGCCACGAACTCAACTGGTGCATCAGCTTGATTGCGGATTACAGAATTAGAGTAG GTTGTCATTCTTTTGTGGGGTCCTTCCTGGAATACTATGTTGATGATATGA GCTCTCCGGTCCGAAAAGAATCCTTCCATACTTTATCCCAGATGAGCTGCCCTCAAGTGGAGGTGTTGGACAGCAGCGGGGAACTTCTTGCTGAGATAAACCCCCCAAAGCAGGTGAAGAAAATCCTTCCTGACCGGACGCGAGCTGCCCGAGACCGAGCCAACAAGCAGATTGTGGAGTTCATCGTAAAAGCCAAAGGCGCTGACGAGCACCTTCGCTCCATCCTGAAGAGCCAGAAACAGTCACGCTGGCTGAGTAAATCCCTCAAAACACCCCGGTATTTGATCCTGGAGACCTACTTGGAGGATGATTATCAACAGGACCTTGTGCTCAATTACTTAAAGGAAGTTTATCGGGAAGTTGGAGCCAAGAAACTGCCGGTTAAAAATAGAGACATGGCCAAATTTGTCCTCGAAGTACTTTTTCCAGAA gCCATCATTTATGCAATTTCTGCTGTGCATCAGATAGACTACAAGACAGCAGAAGAAAAATACATCAACGGACCTCCAGTGAGCAAAAG ggaaagagaagaatttgaaaaagaaatccaagaggagaagcaaaattttgccaagaaaccGAGAAGCCATCCGTAG